From a region of the uncultured Desulfovibrio sp. genome:
- a CDS encoding molybdenum cofactor guanylyltransferase, whose protein sequence is MDTLRGRVAGVVLAGGLSSRMGRDKALLRVYGSDNPDLLARTHTLLVSLLPQCWVSCRPGLPRAGYGCIFDEKNDCGPVAGVVAALRTALAQGFSAVLVLSCDMPFMDAPTLRKLLAARDAAPADTLATLYIDAVSGRPEALSAVYETAALPWFEDSLAFHGGRLNRVVPLERQCRLPYGPEEARPFFNLNHPDDLQRALDILDASH, encoded by the coding sequence ATGGATACATTGCGGGGCCGTGTGGCGGGCGTGGTGCTGGCGGGGGGGCTTTCTTCACGCATGGGGCGCGACAAGGCGCTGCTGCGGGTCTACGGCTCGGACAATCCTGATCTGCTGGCCCGTACGCACACGCTGCTTGTCTCCTTGCTGCCGCAGTGCTGGGTGTCGTGCAGGCCGGGCCTTCCCCGAGCCGGGTATGGGTGCATTTTTGATGAAAAAAACGATTGCGGCCCCGTAGCGGGGGTGGTCGCGGCCCTGCGCACGGCGCTGGCGCAGGGATTTTCTGCCGTGCTGGTACTTTCCTGCGACATGCCCTTTATGGATGCGCCCACCTTGCGCAAATTGCTTGCCGCCCGCGATGCGGCCCCGGCAGATACCCTTGCCACGCTCTATATAGATGCGGTTAGCGGCAGACCCGAGGCTCTTTCCGCCGTATACGAAACAGCGGCGCTGCCCTGGTTTGAAGATTCGCTTGCCTTTCACGGCGGCAGGCTCAACAGGGTCGTGCCACTTGAACGGCAGTGCCGTTTGCCCTATGGCCCGGAAGAAGCCCGTCCGTTTTTCAATTTGAACCACCCCGATGACCTGCAAAGGGCGCTGGATATTCTGGACGCTTCCCATTAG
- a CDS encoding CvpA family protein has product MGQDIFDLIIVLILVFFGTRGFIHGFVGEVAGLISLLGGFWAAHHYHPLLAPRLTLITDPSWRIIAAYVLIFLGVIISVAIIARILQKILSFSFVSWADKLAGGMLGLAKGVLLCSLALLFLQKFFAGAPFMQHSRALPYFNALMTQVHGWLPPDLTARLGI; this is encoded by the coding sequence ATGGGGCAGGATATTTTCGACCTTATCATAGTGCTTATACTGGTATTTTTTGGCACGCGGGGCTTTATCCACGGTTTTGTGGGCGAAGTTGCCGGGCTTATTTCGCTGCTGGGCGGCTTCTGGGCCGCGCACCATTACCACCCGCTGCTTGCGCCGCGCCTTACGCTCATCACTGATCCCTCATGGCGCATCATTGCGGCATACGTGCTCATCTTTCTGGGGGTCATCATTTCGGTGGCCATCATTGCGCGCATCCTGCAAAAAATACTTTCCTTCTCCTTTGTGTCATGGGCAGACAAACTGGCTGGCGGCATGCTTGGTCTTGCCAAGGGCGTCCTGCTCTGCTCGCTGGCCCTGCTGTTTCTGCAAAAATTTTTCGCAGGCGCGCCCTTTATGCAGCATTCGCGCGCACTGCCCTACTTCAACGCGCTCATGACCCAGGTACACGGCTGGCTGCCGCCTGACCTCACCGCCCGCCTGGGCATTTAA
- a CDS encoding nucleotidyltransferase domain-containing protein, whose protein sequence is MINAETWMADLLPQLQQTFGARLQYLGLQGSYRRGEATEASDIDVVVLLDVVALDDLDVYRAIVRAMPEGQKACGFIGGTGDLFHWPRHELFAFQKDTEDWFGKLEDFLPTITDKDAADSAKIGAAGLVHLLTHTYLYADAETRPLVLKDAYKAAFFVMLVRRYLASGVFCRSKKELLTSLDGTERDIIAAGLDLPLWLAAHSERQGYDLLLRWCKDILHGGSPDASA, encoded by the coding sequence GTGATCAATGCTGAAACATGGATGGCAGACCTCTTGCCGCAATTGCAGCAAACCTTTGGCGCGCGCCTGCAATACCTTGGGCTGCAGGGCAGCTACCGCCGGGGCGAGGCCACTGAAGCCAGCGATATTGATGTGGTTGTGCTGCTGGATGTTGTTGCCCTGGATGATCTTGATGTTTACCGGGCCATTGTCCGCGCCATGCCGGAGGGGCAAAAAGCCTGCGGTTTTATTGGCGGTACTGGGGATTTATTCCATTGGCCGCGTCATGAGCTTTTTGCATTCCAGAAGGACACAGAAGACTGGTTTGGCAAGCTGGAGGATTTCCTCCCCACTATTACGGATAAAGACGCTGCGGACAGCGCAAAAATCGGTGCAGCCGGGCTTGTTCACCTTCTTACGCACACGTATCTGTATGCGGATGCCGAGACCAGACCCCTTGTTTTGAAAGATGCCTATAAAGCAGCTTTTTTTGTCATGCTGGTGCGGCGCTACCTGGCCTCCGGCGTGTTCTGCCGCAGCAAAAAAGAACTGCTGACGAGTCTTGACGGCACGGAGAGAGATATCATTGCGGCTGGGCTTGACCTCCCCCTCTGGCTTGCCGCTCACAGCGAAAGGCAAGGTTATGACCTGCTGCTCCGCTGGTGCAAAGATATTTTGCATGGGGGCAGCCCTGACGCGTCAGCCTGA
- the mazG gene encoding nucleoside triphosphate pyrophosphohydrolase: MEKTALEELQLIIDKLTAPDGCPWDKEQTPESLAEYVIEESHELVSAIRSGNVADIREELGDVAFLLLFVARLYEKQGQFNLDDALNNNRAKMIRRHPHVFSNTVFDSLEEQLKAWEKIKRAEHADEDGKPKGLFDSLPESLPPLAKAYRINSKAARVGFTWQEDEEVEQQVEAEWLEWLDASAGGDQDAQKHELGDLLFSIAELGRRKGIKASEALDYANRRFLNRFARMEEIAREQNIDFSALTLDEKDELWNTAKAEETAAKA; encoded by the coding sequence ATGGAAAAGACCGCCCTCGAAGAATTGCAGCTCATCATAGACAAGCTCACCGCTCCCGATGGCTGCCCCTGGGACAAGGAACAGACCCCCGAAAGCCTTGCCGAGTACGTCATTGAAGAAAGTCACGAACTTGTGAGCGCCATCCGCTCCGGCAATGTGGCCGACATCCGCGAAGAACTGGGCGATGTGGCCTTTTTACTGCTTTTTGTGGCGCGCCTGTACGAAAAGCAGGGGCAGTTCAACCTTGACGATGCCCTCAATAACAACAGGGCCAAGATGATCCGCCGCCACCCCCACGTGTTCAGCAATACGGTTTTTGACAGTCTTGAAGAACAGCTCAAAGCTTGGGAAAAAATCAAGCGCGCCGAGCATGCAGATGAAGACGGCAAGCCCAAGGGTCTGTTTGACAGCCTGCCCGAGAGTCTGCCCCCGCTTGCCAAGGCCTACCGCATCAATTCCAAAGCGGCCCGCGTGGGCTTTACCTGGCAGGAAGATGAAGAGGTGGAACAGCAGGTGGAAGCCGAATGGCTGGAATGGCTGGACGCCTCCGCTGGCGGCGATCAGGATGCCCAGAAGCACGAACTGGGCGATTTGCTGTTCAGCATTGCAGAGCTTGGCCGCCGCAAGGGCATCAAGGCCAGCGAAGCGCTGGACTACGCCAACCGCCGATTCCTCAACCGTTTTGCCCGCATGGAAGAAATCGCCCGCGAGCAGAACATTGATTTTTCGGCCCTGACCCTTGATGAAAAGGACGAGCTGTGGAACACAGCCAAGGCCGAGGAAACCGCGGCAAAGGCCTGA
- a CDS encoding TetR/AcrR family transcriptional regulator yields the protein MRIIKEHGERRTEIIDAAENLFAAKGYASTAISDILEALNIAKGTFYHYFASKEALMDAVIERYIDAEMAVAQAIADEPQISAHEKMFRILTDAGRDNERGDRLEKEACAVGNADMHQRTMASIVLRLSPILEGVVRQGMREGTFKTAYPKECMEILLAASEFILHGSAFAWSSAERLQKARALAWIAEKSLGVEEGRFSYLYKRYGGDGACCDQC from the coding sequence ATGCGCATCATTAAAGAACATGGCGAGCGCAGAACTGAAATCATTGACGCTGCCGAAAACCTGTTTGCAGCAAAGGGCTACGCCAGCACTGCCATCAGCGATATTCTTGAAGCCCTGAATATCGCCAAGGGCACGTTTTATCATTACTTTGCCTCAAAAGAGGCGCTTATGGACGCCGTTATTGAGCGGTACATTGATGCGGAAATGGCTGTGGCGCAGGCTATTGCGGACGAGCCGCAAATATCGGCTCACGAAAAAATGTTTCGCATTCTCACAGATGCGGGGCGAGACAACGAGCGCGGTGACCGCCTGGAAAAAGAAGCCTGTGCCGTGGGCAATGCGGATATGCACCAGCGCACCATGGCATCCATTGTCCTGCGGCTTTCGCCAATTCTGGAGGGTGTTGTCCGGCAGGGAATGCGCGAGGGTACGTTCAAAACTGCGTATCCTAAGGAATGCATGGAGATTTTGCTTGCCGCGTCAGAATTTATTCTGCACGGGTCGGCATTTGCGTGGAGTAGCGCCGAGCGCCTGCAAAAGGCCAGGGCTCTTGCCTGGATAGCGGAAAAATCCCTAGGCGTGGAAGAAGGCCGGTTCAGCTATCTTTATAAACGATATGGAGGGGATGGAGCCTGCTGTGATCAATGCTGA
- a CDS encoding FmdE family protein, with protein sequence MDIGAYTFKEFHRLAENFHGYAAPGLLVGGYMVELAKRHLPEGTLFEAVVESGKCLPDAVQLLTLCSIGNNWMKIHNLGRYAVSLFDKHTGEGVRVSLDPVKMAAYPELKAWFFKEKAKKDQDIALLESEIEAAGDSICKVEPITVKRRFMGHKHMTRILCCPVCGEAYPVEDGPVCRGCQGEAPYVLARRELKEDCQALAAERHKAATGVRVVPVEEAVGKTVAHDMTRIDPGQFKGPEFKAGQRISVGDICRLQQMGRFHVAITDDDAPASAQVSPDDPRALVHENEVAEIFARRMAGEGITYELPPHEGKIDFKAACNGLFCVDVERMTRFNLVPEVMVASRQDGTLVKQGGPLCGTRAIPLHITRERLGQALEALEGGPLFRVLPLRKARVGILVTGTEVFQGIIEDKFIPVITAKVSMLDCTVVRTDIVPDDKAMMQASVAAMREAGADLLITTGGLSVDPDDVTRQALVEAGLTDVLHGVPILPGTMSLMGRIPGPQGDMQVLGVPACALYFKTTFLDLVLPRMLAGRGLTRAEAARMGEGGYCLACHTCTYPKCWFGK encoded by the coding sequence ATGGATATTGGGGCTTATACGTTTAAGGAATTTCATCGCCTTGCAGAGAATTTTCACGGCTATGCCGCACCGGGCCTGCTTGTGGGCGGCTATATGGTGGAGCTTGCCAAGCGTCATCTGCCAGAGGGCACACTGTTTGAGGCCGTGGTCGAATCGGGCAAGTGCCTGCCTGACGCGGTGCAGTTGCTCACCCTGTGCAGTATCGGCAACAACTGGATGAAGATTCACAATCTTGGCCGCTACGCGGTGTCGCTGTTTGACAAGCACACTGGCGAGGGCGTGCGCGTGAGCCTGGATCCTGTAAAAATGGCTGCCTATCCCGAACTCAAGGCATGGTTCTTTAAGGAAAAGGCAAAAAAAGATCAGGATATCGCCCTGCTGGAATCAGAAATTGAAGCCGCGGGCGACAGCATCTGCAAGGTGGAGCCCATCACGGTCAAGCGGCGGTTTATGGGCCACAAGCACATGACGCGCATTTTATGCTGCCCCGTGTGCGGCGAGGCCTATCCGGTGGAAGACGGCCCCGTGTGTCGTGGCTGTCAGGGCGAGGCCCCCTATGTGCTGGCGCGGCGCGAGCTTAAGGAAGACTGTCAGGCTCTTGCCGCAGAGCGCCACAAGGCCGCAACGGGCGTTCGTGTTGTGCCTGTGGAAGAAGCCGTGGGCAAAACCGTGGCCCACGACATGACCCGCATTGATCCCGGCCAGTTCAAGGGGCCGGAATTCAAGGCAGGGCAGCGCATTTCTGTGGGCGATATCTGCCGCTTGCAGCAGATGGGCCGCTTCCATGTGGCCATTACAGATGATGATGCCCCAGCCAGCGCGCAGGTATCCCCTGATGATCCCCGTGCCTTGGTGCATGAAAACGAAGTTGCGGAAATTTTTGCGCGCCGCATGGCTGGCGAAGGCATTACCTACGAACTGCCGCCCCATGAAGGCAAAATTGACTTCAAGGCTGCCTGTAACGGACTTTTCTGCGTGGATGTGGAGCGCATGACGCGGTTCAATCTGGTGCCCGAGGTCATGGTGGCCTCGCGTCAGGATGGAACCCTGGTCAAGCAGGGCGGCCCGCTTTGCGGCACCCGCGCCATCCCGCTCCACATTACGCGCGAGCGGCTTGGCCAGGCGCTGGAAGCGCTGGAAGGCGGGCCTCTGTTCCGTGTGTTGCCCCTGCGCAAGGCCCGCGTGGGCATTCTTGTGACCGGAACCGAAGTTTTTCAGGGGATTATTGAAGACAAGTTCATCCCTGTCATCACCGCCAAGGTCAGCATGCTGGACTGTACCGTGGTGCGTACCGACATTGTGCCGGACGACAAAGCCATGATGCAGGCCTCCGTGGCCGCCATGCGCGAGGCCGGGGCCGATCTGCTGATCACCACGGGCGGGCTTTCGGTTGACCCGGACGATGTGACCCGCCAGGCTCTTGTGGAAGCTGGTCTGACAGACGTGCTGCACGGCGTGCCCATCCTCCCCGGCACCATGAGCCTCATGGGCCGCATCCCTGGCCCGCAGGGTGATATGCAGGTGCTGGGCGTGCCCGCCTGTGCCCTGTATTTTAAAACAACCTTCCTTGATCTGGTATTGCCGCGCATGCTGGCAGGCCGTGGCCTGACCCGCGCCGAGGCTGCCCGCATGGGCGAGGGCGGTTACTGCCTGGCATGCCACACCTGCACCTATCCCAAGTGTTGGTTCGGTAAATAA
- a CDS encoding glycosyltransferase family 39 protein codes for MTQNSAQNPEDQAACQSGGQQTSAEGAHAQSETQAAKAVSQPAAPASEPAGTAQAAASAAAAAPQAEGAAPKASRPVTISAKGFRGMFGNSGKEGKPAASAKPAESAPQSAAPGFADNIFDAASVVGPLALLLIMLAQAWPALMGHSLYCPREAAGILAFTQTAQSGMWLAPAGDGLSQWPVFFWFLRGIEALLTKAAPQFAHLLFPLAAMTGTLICLVAVWVLGRVAGLDRRAALAGGMLLLCAPIFAPLSTFTGPEALAAAVTLLSLACLCHGWQQPGTTFTLPLGFALAALAGLTGGLFNLLLPVLASLAFLLWRCGFRRAQKADGLVGFVLMLGMVGCWLAVVMLWHQPEGYLKNLGTQLVTWPITKATWWKPLAFAALGLLPWLAVICGVSWARVLRTAPADLAASRKEKAGMAFLWVALVFACLLSIFAADMVGAAVCTACLAALLLGKALLRLPAAGAKLFYIIAALCLLHASMALVAAGFGYTLDWLGKFFHFTLTESQRTAVLGLKALPVLGGIGIVAAVLLARLVRRGAHGGTSGSLVMCAIIVVVLAQPASLMLMPQLEKTPEAQVKSLSTILAPAPEAPAAAPAEAPKLEPATPAIAPESAPAAPAEKPAPVQEPAAAPAAAQPAEASAPQTMAPTVPAAPTEAPATAPAPTPAEAAKELAKEVVKESAPATPAEQTPAPQPEQPKEAPKAPAN; via the coding sequence ATGACCCAGAACAGCGCCCAGAATCCCGAAGACCAGGCTGCCTGTCAGTCTGGGGGCCAGCAGACCAGCGCGGAAGGGGCACACGCCCAGTCCGAAACGCAAGCTGCCAAGGCAGTTTCCCAGCCAGCTGCACCGGCTTCCGAACCAGCGGGCACGGCCCAGGCCGCTGCGAGCGCCGCAGCCGCCGCACCTCAGGCCGAAGGCGCAGCCCCCAAGGCTTCCCGCCCGGTGACGATCTCGGCCAAGGGATTCAGGGGGATGTTCGGCAACTCCGGCAAGGAAGGCAAACCCGCTGCCTCCGCAAAACCGGCAGAATCTGCTCCTCAGTCAGCCGCTCCCGGTTTTGCCGACAATATTTTTGACGCAGCCAGCGTTGTTGGGCCGCTTGCCCTCTTGCTCATCATGCTGGCCCAGGCCTGGCCCGCCCTTATGGGACACAGCCTGTACTGCCCGCGCGAGGCCGCAGGCATTCTGGCCTTTACCCAAACCGCGCAAAGCGGCATGTGGCTTGCCCCGGCGGGCGACGGTCTTTCGCAATGGCCCGTATTTTTCTGGTTTTTGCGCGGCATTGAAGCCCTGCTCACCAAGGCCGCGCCGCAGTTTGCCCATCTGCTCTTTCCCCTGGCCGCGATGACCGGAACCCTGATCTGCCTTGTGGCTGTGTGGGTTCTTGGCCGCGTTGCAGGGCTTGACCGCCGGGCCGCGCTGGCTGGCGGCATGCTGCTGCTCTGCGCGCCCATCTTTGCGCCGCTCTCCACCTTTACCGGGCCGGAAGCTTTGGCCGCAGCCGTGACCCTGCTTTCCCTCGCCTGCCTTTGCCACGGCTGGCAACAGCCGGGCACGACCTTCACCCTGCCTCTGGGTTTTGCATTGGCGGCTTTGGCTGGCCTGACGGGCGGCCTTTTTAACCTGTTGCTACCAGTGCTTGCCAGCCTGGCCTTTCTGCTCTGGCGTTGCGGATTCCGCCGCGCCCAAAAGGCGGACGGCCTCGTGGGTTTTGTACTCATGCTGGGCATGGTCGGTTGCTGGCTTGCTGTTGTCATGCTCTGGCATCAGCCGGAGGGATACCTCAAAAACCTTGGCACCCAGCTTGTGACCTGGCCCATCACCAAGGCCACATGGTGGAAGCCTCTGGCCTTTGCGGCTCTGGGCCTGCTGCCCTGGCTGGCCGTCATCTGCGGTGTTTCCTGGGCGCGTGTGCTGCGCACCGCCCCTGCTGATCTGGCCGCCTCCCGCAAGGAAAAGGCCGGAATGGCCTTTTTGTGGGTAGCCCTTGTATTCGCCTGCCTGCTGAGCATTTTTGCTGCCGACATGGTAGGCGCTGCCGTGTGCACGGCCTGCCTCGCCGCCCTCCTGCTGGGCAAGGCTCTGCTGCGCCTGCCTGCTGCCGGAGCCAAACTGTTCTACATCATCGCGGCCCTGTGCCTGCTGCACGCCAGCATGGCCCTGGTGGCCGCAGGTTTTGGCTACACGCTTGACTGGCTTGGCAAGTTCTTCCACTTTACGCTTACCGAAAGCCAGCGCACCGCCGTGCTTGGCCTCAAGGCCCTGCCCGTGCTCGGCGGCATAGGCATTGTGGCTGCGGTACTGCTTGCCCGTCTGGTGCGCCGTGGCGCACACGGCGGCACCAGCGGTTCGCTCGTGATGTGCGCAATCATTGTTGTTGTTCTGGCCCAGCCCGCATCGCTCATGCTCATGCCGCAACTGGAAAAAACTCCTGAAGCGCAGGTAAAGAGCCTGAGCACCATCCTGGCTCCTGCGCCAGAAGCTCCCGCAGCAGCACCTGCCGAGGCCCCCAAACTTGAACCCGCCACCCCGGCAATCGCGCCTGAATCCGCGCCTGCCGCTCCGGCTGAAAAACCCGCGCCTGTGCAGGAACCTGCGGCTGCCCCTGCCGCCGCGCAGCCTGCGGAAGCGTCTGCTCCCCAAACAATGGCACCTACGGTTCCGGCTGCTCCGACTGAAGCCCCAGCAACAGCGCCTGCGCCGACGCCTGCCGAGGCAGCCAAGGAACTCGCCAAGGAAGTGGTCAAAGAGTCCGCCCCCGCTACGCCAGCGGAACAAACCCCTGCGCCGCAACCTGAGCAACCCAAGGAAGCGCCCAAGGCTCCTGCTAACTAG
- a CDS encoding transglutaminase domain-containing protein, translating into MSESEIIDFRSAPVQRKAASLAADCASEMELIEKTFVFVRDSIAHSVDCGGTAVTCSASEVLHVGQGLCYAKAHLLAALLRANSIAAGFCYQLLEFEDGHDPHRVLHGLNAVWISERQVWRRLDARGNKPGVDAQFLPNGPEQLAFTVHPQCGEVDYPHIFAEPDPGVVLALRSHSSITQLLPRLPQQLACPV; encoded by the coding sequence ATGAGCGAGTCGGAAATCATTGATTTCCGCTCTGCACCAGTGCAGCGCAAGGCCGCCAGCCTTGCCGCAGACTGCGCATCTGAAATGGAACTCATTGAAAAAACTTTTGTATTTGTGCGCGATAGCATTGCGCACTCGGTGGATTGCGGCGGCACTGCTGTTACATGCAGCGCATCGGAAGTTCTGCATGTGGGGCAGGGCCTGTGTTATGCCAAGGCGCATCTTCTGGCGGCATTGCTGCGCGCCAACAGCATCGCCGCAGGATTCTGCTACCAGTTGCTGGAATTTGAAGACGGGCACGATCCCCACCGGGTGCTGCACGGCCTCAATGCCGTATGGATCAGCGAACGGCAGGTCTGGCGGAGGTTGGACGCGCGGGGCAACAAACCCGGCGTTGACGCGCAGTTCTTGCCAAACGGCCCGGAGCAACTGGCCTTTACCGTGCATCCGCAGTGCGGCGAGGTGGACTACCCCCATATTTTTGCAGAGCCGGACCCCGGCGTGGTCCTGGCCCTGCGCAGCCACAGCAGTATCACCCAACTGCTGCCCCGTCTGCCGCAACAGCTTGCCTGCCCTGTTTGA